One genomic region from Eptesicus fuscus isolate TK198812 chromosome 4, DD_ASM_mEF_20220401, whole genome shotgun sequence encodes:
- the LOC103305110 gene encoding 60S ribosomal protein L32-like, with product MAALRPLVKPKIVKKRTKKFIRHQSDRYVKIKRNWWKLRGTDNRVRRRFKGQVLMLKIGYGSNKKTKHMLPSGFWKFLVHNVKELEVLLMCNKSYCAEIAHNVSSKNHKAIVERAAQLAIRVTNPNARLCSEENE from the coding sequence ATGGCTGCCCTCAGACCCCTGGTGAAACCCAAGATTGTCAAAAAGAGGACCAAGAAGTTCATTCGGCACCAGTCAGACCGATATGTCAAAATTAAGCGGAACTGGTGGAAACTCAGAGGCACTGACAATAGGGTGCGCAGAAGATTCAAGGGCCAGGTCTTGATGCTCAAAATTGGTtatgggagcaacaagaaaacaaaacacatgctGCCCAGTGGCTTTTGGAAGTTTCTGGTCCATAATGTCAAGGAGCTTGAAGTATTGCTGATGTGCAATAAATCTTACTGTGCTGAGATTGCTCACAACGTCTCCTCAAAGAACCACAAAGCCATTGTGGAAAGAGCAGCACAGCTGGCCATCAGGGTCACCAATCCCAATGCCAGGCTGTGCAGCGAAGAAAATGAATAG